From a single Nothobranchius furzeri strain GRZ-AD chromosome 7, NfurGRZ-RIMD1, whole genome shotgun sequence genomic region:
- the LOC107382674 gene encoding crystallin J1A-like isoform X1 produces the protein MALSAADRAIGAIVGAAVADAAAQPMHWIYNPDRLKEVLSDLEPCPEFRSESANPFYRRTTGEQTCYGDQAYVLLESLSQCGDVDLQDLTKRFYEFFGPGTAYDLPLNDPYREKGGPKAILPIDGPWRNASLKAFIRNVDAGKEETGCDVDCQMDGITKIAPVVSMFAGRPQMLEKVEEVIRVTQNNDMCVAVTMAAARFLEHFILNGPDPDVLETVLNQLNDPKRQNPQDLDRAVTAQIHQVKDNLSKASHQLIPAVFTNTUALPGAFQGALHGVLTHNQLDEAVRDTMRCGGCTASRASFIGACLGAQSGLQGIPEPWRNKTLRYPLLLELAANVTKELSSCNSD, from the exons ATGGCCTTGAGCGCGGCTGACAGAGCCATAGGGGCCATCGTTGGGGCAGCAGTGGCAGATGCAGCAG CCCAGCCAATGCACTGGATCTACAACCCAGACCGGTTGAAAGAAGTCCTCTCGGATCTGGAGCCCTGTCCAGAGTTTCGGTCCGAGTCAGCAAATCCTTTCTACCGCAGGACGACGGGCGAGCAGACCTGCTATGGAGACCAGGCCTACGTCCTGCTAGAGTCACTGAGTCAGTGTGGAG ATGTTGACCTTCAAGACCTCACTAAACGCTTCTATGAGTTCTTTGGGCCAGGAACGGCGTACGATCTGCCTCTCAATGACCCTTACAGGGAAAAAGGAG GTCCCAAAGCCATCCTTCCCATCGACGGCCCATGGAGGAATGCCAGCCTGAAGGCTTTCATCAGAAATGTTGATGCTGGCAAGGAAGAAACCG GATGTGATGTGGACTGTCAAATGGACGGCATCACGAAGATCGCTCCAGTCGTGTCCATGTTTGCTGGGCGTCCACAGATGCTGGAGAAGGTGGAGGAAGTCATCCGGGTCACCCAGAACAACGACATGTGTGTGGCCGTTACTATGGCTGCAGCAAG GTTTCTTGAACACTTCATTCTGAATGGTCCTGATCCAGATGTTCTGGAAACAGTTCTCAACCAGCTGAATGACCCAAAGAGACAGAACCCACAGGATCTGGACAGGGCTGTCACGG CACAAATCCACCAGGTGAAGGACAACTTATCCAAAGCATCCCATCAGCTCATACCTGCTGTGTTCACTAACACATGAG CTTTGCCAGGTGCATTCCAAGGAGCGCTTCATGGAGTCCTGACTCACAACCAGCTGGACGAGGCTGTGAGGGACACCATGCGCTGCGGGGGGTGCACCGCCAGCCGAGCCTCCTTCATAGGCGCCTGTTTAGGGGCACAG AGCGGTCTCCAGGGAATCCCAGAACCATGGAGGAACAAGACTCTCAGATACCCTCTGCTGTTGGAGCTGGCTGCAAATGTGACCAAAGAACTCAGCAGCTGTAATTCGGATTAA
- the LOC107382674 gene encoding crystallin J1A-like isoform X2: MHWIYNPDRLKEVLSDLEPCPEFRSESANPFYRRTTGEQTCYGDQAYVLLESLSQCGDVDLQDLTKRFYEFFGPGTAYDLPLNDPYREKGGPKAILPIDGPWRNASLKAFIRNVDAGKEETGCDVDCQMDGITKIAPVVSMFAGRPQMLEKVEEVIRVTQNNDMCVAVTMAAARFLEHFILNGPDPDVLETVLNQLNDPKRQNPQDLDRAVTAQIHQVKDNLSKASHQLIPAVFTNTUALPGAFQGALHGVLTHNQLDEAVRDTMRCGGCTASRASFIGACLGAQSGLQGIPEPWRNKTLRYPLLLELAANVTKELSSCNSD; encoded by the exons ATGCACTGGATCTACAACCCAGACCGGTTGAAAGAAGTCCTCTCGGATCTGGAGCCCTGTCCAGAGTTTCGGTCCGAGTCAGCAAATCCTTTCTACCGCAGGACGACGGGCGAGCAGACCTGCTATGGAGACCAGGCCTACGTCCTGCTAGAGTCACTGAGTCAGTGTGGAG ATGTTGACCTTCAAGACCTCACTAAACGCTTCTATGAGTTCTTTGGGCCAGGAACGGCGTACGATCTGCCTCTCAATGACCCTTACAGGGAAAAAGGAG GTCCCAAAGCCATCCTTCCCATCGACGGCCCATGGAGGAATGCCAGCCTGAAGGCTTTCATCAGAAATGTTGATGCTGGCAAGGAAGAAACCG GATGTGATGTGGACTGTCAAATGGACGGCATCACGAAGATCGCTCCAGTCGTGTCCATGTTTGCTGGGCGTCCACAGATGCTGGAGAAGGTGGAGGAAGTCATCCGGGTCACCCAGAACAACGACATGTGTGTGGCCGTTACTATGGCTGCAGCAAG GTTTCTTGAACACTTCATTCTGAATGGTCCTGATCCAGATGTTCTGGAAACAGTTCTCAACCAGCTGAATGACCCAAAGAGACAGAACCCACAGGATCTGGACAGGGCTGTCACGG CACAAATCCACCAGGTGAAGGACAACTTATCCAAAGCATCCCATCAGCTCATACCTGCTGTGTTCACTAACACATGAG CTTTGCCAGGTGCATTCCAAGGAGCGCTTCATGGAGTCCTGACTCACAACCAGCTGGACGAGGCTGTGAGGGACACCATGCGCTGCGGGGGGTGCACCGCCAGCCGAGCCTCCTTCATAGGCGCCTGTTTAGGGGCACAG AGCGGTCTCCAGGGAATCCCAGAACCATGGAGGAACAAGACTCTCAGATACCCTCTGCTGTTGGAGCTGGCTGCAAATGTGACCAAAGAACTCAGCAGCTGTAATTCGGATTAA
- the sh3glb1a gene encoding endophilin-B1a, with protein MDFNVKRLAADAGTFLSRAVQFTEEKLGQAEKTELDAHLENLLVRAENTKAWTEKIMKQTEVLLQPNPNVRLEEFLYEKLEKKVPTRMNNHELLGQTLIDSGNDFGPGAAYGNALIKCGETQKQIGGAEREFIQSSALNFLTPFRNFLEGDFKTILKERKLLQVKRLDLDAAKTRLKKARMPDARAAAEQELRMTQSEFDRQAEITRLLLEGVSSTHAHHLRCLNDFVEAQTTYYAQCYQYMVDLQKQLGSFPSSFCNNNQSSMPGGAGVSVPTIPVSASLPSVSAGRPSAAASGGFNELRSSNGIRKARVLYDYDAASSSELSLLADEVITVSSVPGMDSDWLMGERGNQKGKVPITYLELLN; from the exons ATGGACTTTAATGTAAAGCGGTTAGCCGCAGACGCCGGTACTTTCCTGAGCCGCGCGGTACAA TTTACAGAAGAGAAACTCGGCCAAGCTGAGAAGACAGAGCTGGATGCCCACCTGGAGAACCTGTTGGTCAGAGCTGAAAACACCAAAGCATGGACGGAGAAGATAATGAAGCAGACTGAGGTCTTACTGCAGCCCAACCCGA ATGTCCGACTGGAAGAGTTTCTGTATGAGAAGCTGGAGAAGAAGGTCCCGACACGAATGAACAACCACGAGCTGCTGGGCCAGACTCTGATTGACTCTGGAAATGATTTTGGGCCTGGAGCTGCTTATG GAAACGCTCTGATAAAATGTGGCGAGACGCAGAAGCAGATCGGTGGAGCTGAGCGGGAGTTCATCCAGAGTTCTGCCCTCAACTTCCTCACGCCTTTCAGAAACTTTCTAGAGGGCGACTTCAAAACCATCCTG AAAGAGAGAAAGCTGCTGCAGGTCAAACGTCTGGATCTGGATGCAGCTAAAACCAGGTTAAAGAAAGCCCGGATGCCTGATGCCAGAGCTGCA GCAGAGCAGGAGCTGAGAATGACCCAGAGTGAGTTTGACCGACAGGCAGAGATCACCCGTCTGCTGCTGGAGGGCGTCAGCAGCACCCAC GCGCACCACCTTCGCTGTCTGAATGACTTTGTGGAGGCCCAGACCACCTACTACGCCCAGTGTTACCAGTACATGGtggacctgcagaagcagctgGGCAG TTTCCCCTCATCGTTCTGCAACAACAACCAGTCCTCCATGCCAGGCGGGGCCGGCGTCTCTGTGCCCACCATACCGGTGTCCGCCTCGCTGCCCAGCGTGTCCGCGGGTCGTCCCAGCGCCGCCGCGTCAGGAGGCTTCAACGAGCTGCGTAGCTCCAACGGCATCCGCAAAGCTCGAGTTCTGTACGACTACGACGCTGCCAGCAGCAGCGAGCTCTCCCTGCTGGCTGATGAG GTGATCACGGTCAGCAGCGTTCCAGGTATGGATTCAGACTGGCTGATGGGGGAGCGAGGAAACCAGAAGGGCAAAGTGCCGATCACCTACCTGGAGCTGCTCAActga